The Horticoccus luteus DNA window GCCGCACATTCTTCGCCTTGTGCGTCGCCTTCGTGGCGATGAACCGCTCGTAAATCGTGTCGCGCACCGCGTGCGAGGTCGCGATCCACCAGTCGTAAGTCGTCGCGGTCGCCGCCGAGCGCGCGCGCGTTGAAACCAGATGACTGAGAATCAACTCCTTCATCGCCTCTTCCGGCGTGCTGGCGGCGCACATGCGGCCAAGCGTGGAAGTGATCGGAGCGGCAGGCGAATCGGGAGACATCATGCGCAGAAGGTTAAACGCCAGTGTCGTGCCACCCGCCGATGCGGGTCACGCCTATTTTTGAAACCGTCGCGCCAGCTCGCTGTGATTCAACTCGATAAACGTCGGCCGCCCCGCCGGGCTCGTCAGCGGCGACCGCGTCGCAAAAAGTTGCGCCACGAGCGCCTGCACCGCCGTCTCGTTCGCCTCCGCCGGCAAACGCACCGCCTTCGCCACCGCCAGCCGCGCCAGCTCCTCGCGCGCCAGATCAACGTTCGCCGTCTGCATCCGCCCCTCGCGCATCGCTCCAAGCACGTCGCGCAAAAATCCTTCCGCATCCGCCGGCTCCATCCACCCCGGCACCCCTTCCACGCGGAAAAAATTGCGCCCGAATTCCGCCACATCGAGGCCATGCGCCGCAAGAAACGCCAGCCGGTCCAACAGCATCGCCGCCGCGATCGGATCGAGTTCGATCGGCACCGGCAGCAGCAACCGCTGGCTCGGCACCGCCCCGCCCTGAAATTGGTCCTGCAACCGTTCAAACCACACGCGCTCGTGCGCCGCCCGCCGGTCGAGCAGCACCAACCCCGCCGCCGTCTCGAACAACACGTAGCTCCCGTGCGCCAGTCCCACAAACCGCCACGCCGGCGCCCCCGGTTTCGCCATCGCGACCGGCGTCGCCTCCGCCGTCCCGCTCTCCCGGTGCCCCGCGTTGCCCGGCCGAGCCGCACTCGCAGAATCTCTCGCGCTCCCCGCGGGCAGAGTGTTCCCCGGATAACTCGCCCCCGCATTCCCAAGCTGGACCGCGCGGCCAGCCGCCACCCTGCCATCCTGCTGCAGCGGGCGCGCCATCCCAGTCGCCTGCGCTTTGCCGCCCGCCTCCACCGGATTTCTCATTTCGAACGGCGGCGTCTCCTGTCCCTCCCTCCGATCACGGATTTCCTCCGCTCCGCCCGCCGCCACTCCCGCACTTAACTCCCGCAGTCGCGCCAGCACCGCTCGAATCACAAACCCCCGCACCGCCGGTTCGCTGCGGAAACGCACCTCGCGCTTCGCCGGATGCACGTTCACATCCACCGCCGCCGGATCGCATTCGAAAAACAAAAACGCCACCGGGTAGCGTCCCTTCGGCAGCGATTCGTGATAACTCTCGATCAACGCATAGTTGAGCGTGCGGCTGTCCACCGGCCGACCGTTCACGAAGACGATCATCTCGTGCCGCGTGCCGCGCCCGAAGCCCGGCCGCCCGATCAATCCGCTCAACCGCATCCCCGCCTCCGCCGCCTCGATCGACACAATCTCCCCCGCCGTCTGCCGCCCAAAAATCTCGCCCACCCGCTCGCGCAACGTCGCCGCCTGCGGCGAACGAAACACCACATGCCCGTCCTCGATCAACGTGAACGCCGTGCCCGGACACGCCAGCGCGTAGAGCCGCACACACTGAATGATGTGCGCCGCCTCCGTCTGGTCGGTCTTGAGAAACTTGCGTCGCGCCGGCACCGAGTTGAACAACTGCGCCACCTCGATCCGCGTGCCCACCGGACGCCCGCAATCGCGCACATGCACAAACTTGCCGCCGTTGACCAGGATCTCCGTGCCCACGTCCGCGCTCGCCTCGCGCGTCTGCAATTCGAAACGCGACACGCTCGCGATCGACGGCAGCGCCTCGCCGCGAAATCCGTAACTCGCCAACCGATCCAGATCGTCCGCCTCCGCGATCTTGCTCGTCGCATGCCGCTCCAACGCGAGCAACGCATCGTCGCGCATCATCCCCTGTCCATTGTCCTCCACGCGCATCAACGCCCGCCCGCCATGGCGAAACTCCACCTCGATCCGCGTGGCCCCGGCGTCCAGCGCGTTCTCGACCAGCTCCTTCACCACCGCCGCCGGCCGCTCAATCACCTCGCCCGCGGCGATCTGATTCGCCACGCGGTCGGAGAGGATGCGGACTTTGGCCATGGTCGAAGGAAGGACTCGCTTTCATCGCGGCTTTGCGCGGACGGGTCAACGCACACCCGACTTTTTCTCGTCCGCCGCCCTTCGGGCACCAACCCGGCGTCGATCCTTCAGCTTCGCCGCGCGTTCACTTCAAAATTTTCCGCCACCGCGCGAACTGCCGCTTCACCTGCGCCGGACCCGGCATGCCCGTCCCCGTGCGTTTCGTCAGCGCCCGCTTCAGGTCAAACACCTGCGCCCAATCGTCGCCAAAGCCCGCGTGCACCTGCTGCACGTCCGCCGTCGCGAGCGCGTTGAGCGCCACGCCGTTCGTCTCCGCCAGTTTCACCACCGCGCCCACCGCGTGATGCGCGTCGCGAAACGCCACGCCCTGCATCACCAGATAGTCCGCGAGGTCCGTCGCCAGCAGCGCCGGATCCGCCACCGCCGCCCCACACCGCGCGCGCACCACCTCCATGCCACCGAGCGTGCCCGCGAGCACGTCCGCACACATCGCCGTCTGGTCAAACGTGTCGAACACCGGCGGCTTGTCCTCCTGCAAATCGCGATTGTAGGTCAGCGGCAAGCCCTTCGCCAGCGTCAGCAGCGTGTGCAGATTCCCCTGCAACCGCGCCGATTTTCCCCGCAGCAATTCGCAGGAATCCGGATTTTTCTTCTGCGGCATCAACGACGAGCCCGTGCAAAACGCGTCCGGCAGCTCGATGAATTTGAACTCCGCGCTGCTCCACAAAATCAGATCCTCCGCGATGCGCGACGCGTGCACCCCGAACAACGCCCCCGCCGCCGCGAATTCGATGAACACGTCGCGGTCCGCCACGGTATCCATCGAGTTTTGCGTCACCTGCGGCCGCCCTTTCGCATCCACGAAACCCAGTGCTTTCGCCGTGAATTCCCGATCGATGGGCAACGTCGTGCCGGCGATCGCGCCCGACCCCAGCGGACACCAATTCGCATGCGCCGCCACCTCCGCCAACCGCTGCCGGTCGCGCTCCAGCATTTCCAGCCACGCGAAAAGATGATGCGCCAGCAGCACCGGCTGCGCCCGCTGCAGATGCGTGTAGCCGGGGATGAGCACATCCGCATTCGCCTCCGCCGCCGCGAGCAGCGCCCGCTCCGCGCCGCGAATCTTCTCCTGCAGCACGCCGCACGCGTGCTTGAAAAACAACCGCATATCCGTCGCCACCTGGTCATTGCGGCTGCGCGCCGTGTGCAGCTTTGCCGCCGCCGGCACGCGTTTCGTCAACGCCTGCTCGATGTTCATGTGCACGTCCTCGAACTTCGTCTCCCACGTGAATTTCCCCGCCGCGATCTCCGCGAGAATGGCGTCGAGCCCCGCGTGAATCGCGTCGCGTTCCTGCTTCGTGATCAAGCCGACGTGCGCGAGCATGGCCGAGTGGGCCTTGCTCCCCGCGATGTCGAACGGCGCCAGCCGCCGGTCAAACGAGACGGACTCGCTGAACTGCAGCATTAACTCGGCGGGCCCCGCACTGAAGCGACCGCCCCACGTAGCTTGGGAAGACTTGGCCATGGCGTTTCGACAACACGTCCCCTCCTCCTCCCGCGCAACGCGAAACTATGCCCCCTGCTCTTGACCTCCTCGCCCGCCCGACCCCGCGCCTCTCGCTTTCTCGTGCTCGTGCTCGCCCTGCCCCAAACCTCCGTCGCCATCGCGGGGCAAACGCCCGTGCCCGGGCAAACCCGCTGCCCCATGTGGGCGGGGTGCCCTCACCCCGCATTCCCGATCGCGGGGTCAGGGCACCCCGCCCACCTCATGCCATCTACCTCCCGACATCGCGTGCGGCGTGCCGCACTCTTGATCGTGCTCGTGCTCGTAATCTTACTCCCCTTCCCGCTCATCCCGCCCTCCGCTTGACCCGCTCCCGCCCCCTCGCACAGTCCGCCCCATGGCGCCGCGGCGATCCCTTCTCACCGTTTTCCCCGCGTGGCTCATCGCCGCCGCGGCGCTCATGCTCACGCTCGCGCCCGCTACCCGCGCGGCGATCATCGATCGCGTCGAAATCGCGCCGACTAAAACCTCCATCTACATCGGCAGCGTGGCGATGACGATGGCGCCCTTCGAACGCCACGGCGAACGCTACGACTCCACCTACCACGCCAAAATCCGCCCGTATTTCTTCTACAGCGAGAGCGGCCGCCTCTCCATCGACGTATCCGACGCCGCCCTCGCGCAGCTCGCCCGCGGTGAACCCATCGAATTCAAGGGCGAAGGCTACCGCGACGACGGTGCCAAACGCGGCATCGCCGGCCGCGCCGTGCCCACCGATGCCACGTCCGGCCAGATCAAAGTGCGCGTCTATGTCACGACCCGCATCGTCCTCGTCTTCAACACCACGTATCGCTTCGTCGGCGAACCAACTACGGCGCCATAATCGCCAGCGGCCCGCTCACGCGCCCCACACAAACTCGATCGGCCGCTCCACTGCGGCGTCGAGCGTCCGATGCACCGGACACCCATGCGCCGCCGCTTCGAGCGAGCGCCCGAGTTCCTCGGTCCGTTCCAACGGCACCCAGATTTTCGTCGCGAGCCGCGCGATGCGCCGCGGCGGTTGTGTCGACATTTCCTTCGTCACTTCAAACCGCACCCCGCGCAACTCCACGCCCCGCGCCCGCGCCGCGATCGCCATCGTCGTCACGATGCACGTGCCATACGCCGTCGCCACCAGGTCCGTCGGCGAAAACGCCTCGCCGCGCCCCTGATTGTCCTTCGGTGCATCCGTGGCGAGCCGGCTGCCCGACGGTCCGTGCTGCGCGTTGCAATGCAAATCCCCCTCGTATTCGCCCGTGATGGTGACCATGCACGCCACTCTGCGCGTCATCGTTTCCCGCGCAACCTTTCCCGTCTCACGCCGCCGCCCGCCGCCGCAAGTTCGGCAGAAACACCGTCAGGATCCCGATCAACGGCAGATACGCGCAGAGCGCGAACACATGCTCGATGCTCGTATGATCCGCCAGCACGCCCAGCGCCGAAGCCGCGATTCCGCTCATGCCAAACGCGAAGCCAAAAAACAGCCCGGCGACGAGCCCCACCTTCCCCGGAATCAACTCCTGCGCATACACAAGGATCGCGGAAAACGCCGACGCCAGAATCGCGCCGATGAACACGCTCAACACCACCGTCGCCACCAACCCCACGTGCGGCAGCACCAGCGAGAACGGCGCCACGCCGAGAATCGAAAACCAAATCACATATTTGCGCCCAAACCGGTCGCCCAGCGGCCCGCCCAAAATCGTCCCCGCGGCCACGGCGAACAGGAAAACAAACAAGTAGATTTGCGACCCTTGCACCGACACACCGAACCGGTGGATGAGGTAGAACGTGTAATAGTTCGTGAGGCTCACGAGGTAGAAATATTTCGAGAACACCAGCGCCAGCAGCACCGAGATCGCCAGCGCCACGCGCCCGCGCGGCAGGTCCGCCTTCACCACGGCCGCGTTCGTCCCGCGCTTCTTCGCCCGCTCCATGTGGCGCGCATACCAGCCGCCCACCTGCGCCAGCACGAAAATCCCCAGCAGCGCCAGCGCCGCGAACCACACGATCGAACGCTGCCCATGCGGCACGATGAACCACGCCGCCAGCAACGGCCCCAGCGACGTCCCGAAATTTCCGCCCACCTGAAACACCGCCTGCGCAAACCCGTGCCGCTGCCCCGCCGCCATGTGCGCCACGCGCGACGCCTCCGGGTGAAACACCGACGAGCCCGTCCCCACCAGCGCCGAAGCGACCAGCAACATGTGGAAATTCGGCGCCAACGCCACCATCACGATGCCGACCAGCGTGAACCCCATCCCCACCGCCAGCGAATACGGCTTCGGCCGCCGGTCCGTGTAGACGCCCACCAGCGGCTGCAACAACGACGCCGTCATCTGATACGTCAGCGTGATCAACCCGATTTGCGTGAAGCTCAACTGAAACGAATCCTTCAGCATCGGATAGATCGAAGGCAGCAAAGCCTGGATCGTGTCGTTCAGCAGATGGGAGAAACTCAACGCGAGGAGGACCTTCGTCACGGTCTCCTGCACGTGATGCGTCGAGGCGCCCATGGAGGATGTCGATGCGGACATAAAGGGGCTACTCATCGCGCCCCCGCCCCCGCCGGTCAAGTCTCGCCGGCCCCCCCGCCCGATGCTCGCGTTGTCGCTCCGCTCCGGCCTTCCCCTCTCCCGCCTTCGCGGACGATGGTTCTCGCTTCGCCCGCCTCACGAAGGCGGAAAACGTCCGTGATCGGCATTCCCCGGCGCGACAGATCGACGTTTCCGGTGTAGAGTCCCCGCCCAATCGCAGGACGCACGATGATAAAACGCACGCTCGGGAAAAGCCGCCTCGAAGTTTCCGCCCTCGGCCTCGGCTGCATGGGCTTCAACCACGCCTACGGTTTGGCCATTCAGACCACCGACGCGATCCGCCTCATCCGCACCGCCGTCGACCGCGGCGTCACCTTTTTCGATACCGCCGAAGCCTACGCGCGCGGGAAAAACGAAGAGCTGCTCGGCGAAGCCCTCGCCCCTTTCCGCGACCGCGTCGTGATCGCGACGAAGTTCGGCTTCACGTTCGACGCCCACGACGCCATGAACGGCCTGAACAGCCGCCCCGAACACATCCGCGCCGTCGCCGATGCCGCCTTGCAGCGTCTCCGCACCGACCACATCGACCTCTTCTACCAACACCGCGTCGATCCCGCCGTGCCCATGGAAGACGTCGCGGGCGCCGTCCAAGAGCTGATTGCCGCCGGCAAGGTGAAACACTTCGGCCTCTCCGAAGCCGGTCCGGAATCCCTCCGTCGCGCCCATGCCGTGCAACCCGTCGCCGCCCTCCAAAGCGAATACTCGCTCTGGTGGCGCGAACCCGAAAAAGAAATCCTCCCCCTCTGCGCGACACTCGGCATCGGCTTCGTGCCGTTCAGCCCTCTCGGTCGCGGCTTCCTCACCGGCGCCATCAACGACCGCACGGCGTTCGAGGCGAAGGATTTTCGCCGCACGCTCCCGCGCTTTTCGCCGGCCGCGCGCAGCGCCAATCAACCGCTCATCGACGTCATCAGCGAAATAGCCGCGCA harbors:
- the mutL gene encoding DNA mismatch repair endonuclease MutL — translated: MAKVRILSDRVANQIAAGEVIERPAAVVKELVENALDAGATRIEVEFRHGGRALMRVEDNGQGMMRDDALLALERHATSKIAEADDLDRLASYGFRGEALPSIASVSRFELQTREASADVGTEILVNGGKFVHVRDCGRPVGTRIEVAQLFNSVPARRKFLKTDQTEAAHIIQCVRLYALACPGTAFTLIEDGHVVFRSPQAATLRERVGEIFGRQTAGEIVSIEAAEAGMRLSGLIGRPGFGRGTRHEMIVFVNGRPVDSRTLNYALIESYHESLPKGRYPVAFLFFECDPAAVDVNVHPAKREVRFRSEPAVRGFVIRAVLARLRELSAGVAAGGAEEIRDRREGQETPPFEMRNPVEAGGKAQATGMARPLQQDGRVAAGRAVQLGNAGASYPGNTLPAGSARDSASAARPGNAGHRESGTAEATPVAMAKPGAPAWRFVGLAHGSYVLFETAAGLVLLDRRAAHERVWFERLQDQFQGGAVPSQRLLLPVPIELDPIAAAMLLDRLAFLAAHGLDVAEFGRNFFRVEGVPGWMEPADAEGFLRDVLGAMREGRMQTANVDLAREELARLAVAKAVRLPAEANETAVQALVAQLFATRSPLTSPAGRPTFIELNHSELARRFQK
- the argH gene encoding argininosuccinate lyase gives rise to the protein MAKSSQATWGGRFSAGPAELMLQFSESVSFDRRLAPFDIAGSKAHSAMLAHVGLITKQERDAIHAGLDAILAEIAAGKFTWETKFEDVHMNIEQALTKRVPAAAKLHTARSRNDQVATDMRLFFKHACGVLQEKIRGAERALLAAAEANADVLIPGYTHLQRAQPVLLAHHLFAWLEMLERDRQRLAEVAAHANWCPLGSGAIAGTTLPIDREFTAKALGFVDAKGRPQVTQNSMDTVADRDVFIEFAAAGALFGVHASRIAEDLILWSSAEFKFIELPDAFCTGSSLMPQKKNPDSCELLRGKSARLQGNLHTLLTLAKGLPLTYNRDLQEDKPPVFDTFDQTAMCADVLAGTLGGMEVVRARCGAAVADPALLATDLADYLVMQGVAFRDAHHAVGAVVKLAETNGVALNALATADVQQVHAGFGDDWAQVFDLKRALTKRTGTGMPGPAQVKRQFARWRKILK
- a CDS encoding OsmC family protein; amino-acid sequence: MTRRVACMVTITGEYEGDLHCNAQHGPSGSRLATDAPKDNQGRGEAFSPTDLVATAYGTCIVTTMAIAARARGVELRGVRFEVTKEMSTQPPRRIARLATKIWVPLERTEELGRSLEAAAHGCPVHRTLDAAVERPIEFVWGA
- a CDS encoding MFS transporter, producing the protein MSASTSSMGASTHHVQETVTKVLLALSFSHLLNDTIQALLPSIYPMLKDSFQLSFTQIGLITLTYQMTASLLQPLVGVYTDRRPKPYSLAVGMGFTLVGIVMVALAPNFHMLLVASALVGTGSSVFHPEASRVAHMAAGQRHGFAQAVFQVGGNFGTSLGPLLAAWFIVPHGQRSIVWFAALALLGIFVLAQVGGWYARHMERAKKRGTNAAVVKADLPRGRVALAISVLLALVFSKYFYLVSLTNYYTFYLIHRFGVSVQGSQIYLFVFLFAVAAGTILGGPLGDRFGRKYVIWFSILGVAPFSLVLPHVGLVATVVLSVFIGAILASAFSAILVYAQELIPGKVGLVAGLFFGFAFGMSGIAASALGVLADHTSIEHVFALCAYLPLIGILTVFLPNLRRRAAA
- a CDS encoding aldo/keto reductase; the protein is MIKRTLGKSRLEVSALGLGCMGFNHAYGLAIQTTDAIRLIRTAVDRGVTFFDTAEAYARGKNEELLGEALAPFRDRVVIATKFGFTFDAHDAMNGLNSRPEHIRAVADAALQRLRTDHIDLFYQHRVDPAVPMEDVAGAVQELIAAGKVKHFGLSEAGPESLRRAHAVQPVAALQSEYSLWWREPEKEILPLCATLGIGFVPFSPLGRGFLTGAINDRTAFEAKDFRRTLPRFSPAARSANQPLIDVISEIAAQKNITPAQIALAWLLAQQPWIVPIPGTTKLPRLEENLGAVDVVLTADDTQRLRAAVERIPVQGDRYPAHLQAAVSR